In Triticum urartu cultivar G1812 chromosome 6, Tu2.1, whole genome shotgun sequence, the following proteins share a genomic window:
- the LOC125517675 gene encoding serine/threonine-protein kinase OXI1-like — MVSTAPMPPPPQLSLADLRAMSVLGHGARGVVFHVVPVVAAAAGGGCSPDQPMALKAMSRAAARQKSAAGGPAPGGDGLRRIWFERDVLLAVRHPLLPSLRGVVATEAVVGFAIDRCAGGDLNSLRRRQAGRAFSDAAIRFYAAELVLVLEHLHGLGVVYRDLKPDNVLIQGSGHIMLVDFDLSTSLPPPLPPPPPDTNSPSPGSSLSSNSSRRCKRKNNKTLVFGHFSSRRAASPESSSSSSTTSRAASPASSSSCCSSPGAGTTPAKSNSFVGTEYYVAPEVVAGSGHDYAVDWWGLGVVLYEMLYGRTPFRGRSRRETFQRVLTAQPELPGEPTPLRDLIARLLEKDSGKRLGANGVKRHAFFRGVCWDRVLDVARPPFIPMPYDDSADSGAEAETLDVEKVVHETFALSATRTSEEKPDGGDSDFSIFF, encoded by the coding sequence ATGGTGAGCACGGCGcccatgccgccgccgccgcagctgAGCCTGGCAGACCTCAGGGCCATGTCGGTGCTTGGCCACGGCGCGAGGGGCGTGGTCTTCCACGTCGTACCCGTTGTCGCGGCAGCTGCAGGCGGGGGCTGCTCCCCCGACCAGCCCATGGCCCTCAAGGCCATGTCCCGCGCTGCCGCGCGCCAAAAGAGCGCCGCGGGCGGGCCAGCACCTGGCGGCGACGGCCTCCGGAGGATCTGGTTCGAGCGCGACGTCCTGCTGGCGGTCCGCCACCCGCTCCTGCCCTCGCTCCGCGGCGTCGTGGCCACCGAAGCCGTCGTCGGCTTCGCCATCGACCGCTGCGCCGGCGGGGACCTTAACTCCCTCCGCCGCCGTCAGGCCGGGCGGGCGTTCTCCGACGCCGCCATCCGTTTCTACGCGGCGGAGCTGGTGCTCGTGCTCGAGCACCTCCACGGCCTCGGTGTCGTGTACCGTGACCTCAAGCCGGATAACGTCCTCATCCAGGGCTCTGGCCATATCATGCTCGTCGACTTCGACCTCTCCACCAGCCTACCCCCGCCgttgccaccgccgccgcctgaCACTAATTCTCCATCACCCGGGAGCTCGCTTTCTTCTAATTCTTCACGTCGCTGCAAGCGCAAAAACAACAAGACACTGGTCTTCGGACACTTCTCCTCTCGCCGGGCAGCCTCGCCGGagtcgtcgtcgtcctcctccaccacctccagGGCGGCCTCTCCCGCCTCGTCGTCCTCCTGCTGCTCGTCGCCAGGCGCGGGGACGACGCCGGCCAAGTCGAACTCGTTCGTGGGGACGGAGTACTACGTGGCGCCCGAGGTTGTGGCCGGGAGCGGGCACGACTACGCGGTCGATTGGTGGGGCCTCGGGGTGGTGCTCTACGAGATGCTGTATGGGCGCACGCCGTTCCGTGGCCGGAGCCGGCGGGAGACGTTCCAACGCGTGCTCACCGCCCAGCCGGAGCTGCCGGGCGAGCCGACGCCACTGCGCGACCTCATCGCCCGGCTTTTGGAAAAGGACTCCGGCAAGCGGCTCGGCGCCAACGGCGTGAAGCGGCACGCCTTCTTCCGTGGCGTGTGCTGGGACCGCGTCCTCGACGTGGCACGGCCTCCGTTTATCCCGATGCCGTACGACGACAGTGCCGACTCGGGGGCAGAGGCGGAGACGCTCGACGTAGAGAAGGTTGTGCATGAGACGTTTGCCTTGAGTGCCACTCGCACGTCCGAAGAAAAGCCTGACGGCGGCGACAGCGATTTCTCCATATTCTTTTAG